In Rhodoferax sediminis, the sequence CGAAGCGCTGGCACGCGAAATCGATTTCAGCTTTGGCGACGCCTTTGCCTTTGCCGGGGAGCGGTGTGACCGCATCGTCGCCGGCGTGCTCACCCGGCTGAAAAATCTGCCGCTCCTGTCTGATTCTGGCGGCTGAAGCGGATGAGCTATGGGGCGGTGAAGTCGCTGCACATTGCCTGCGTGGCGCTCAGTATCAGTCTGTTTACCTTGCGCGCCGCGCTGCAATGGCAGGACGTTCCCTGGCGCCGCTGGGGTGTGCTGCGCATTGCTCCACATATCGTCGATACGGTGCTGTTGGGGTCTGCGCTGTGGCTTTGCTGGACCATCGGCCAATATCCGTTCGTGCAGGGCTGGCTCACGGCCAAGGTGCTGGCATTGCTGGCGTACATCCTGCTGGGCCGCGTGGCTTTGGGGCGGAACACAGCCAGAGGGCAACGCCTGCCGGCATTCGCGGCCGCGCTAC encodes:
- a CDS encoding SirB2 family protein, whose translation is MKSLHIACVALSISLFTLRAALQWQDVPWRRWGVLRIAPHIVDTVLLGSALWLCWTIGQYPFVQGWLTAKVLALLAYILLGRVALGRNTARGQRLPAFAAALLCVGYIVGVALTHSPTWGR